The following proteins come from a genomic window of Castor canadensis chromosome 17, mCasCan1.hap1v2, whole genome shotgun sequence:
- the Cimip7 gene encoding ciliary microtubule inner protein 7 → MQSALIGSWYNSGFYGHFRGQVKSESAGEYRLAAKPQPPPVFLRRFQEPPQQHFFSKHDNRTSFDKGPYCLLQGIGRRKDLERHLWQQHTFLRWAPCELELSKQRPLVSSYQTDFRPGSELGILPQRLVHFMQVQPAYGDTTYKQNFCQPSRGGHCGSKVGPQAPFTDTLPDLPGIPRPKLLQHYLHAGVSECLNWSHALNKDS, encoded by the exons ATGCAAAGTGCTTTAATAGGCTCCTGG TACAACAGTGGCTTCTATGGGCACTTCAGAGGTCAAGTCAAGAGTGAAAGTGCTGGAGAATATCGCCTTGCAGCCAAGCCCCAGCCTCCTCCAGTGTTCCTGCGACGTTTTCAG GAGCCACCACAGCAGCACTTCTTCTCCAAGCATGACAATCGCACTTCCTTCGACAAA GGTCCCTACTGCCTGCTACAGGGAATTGGAAGACGGAAAGACCTGGAGCGGCACCTGTGGCAACAGCACACCTTCCTGCGATGGGCACCCTGTGAGCTGGAGTTGAGCAAGCAACGGCCTCTGGTATCTTCCTACCAGACTGATTTCCGACCAGGCTCAGAACTTGGTATCCTCCCCCAGCGCCTTGTCCATTTTATGCAGGTCCAGCCTGCCTATGGCGACACTACATACAAGCAGAACTTCTGCCAGCCATCCCGGGGTGGCCACTGTGGTAGCAAGGTAGGACCTCAAGCGCCATTCACCGACACATTGCCTGACCTCCCAGGGATCCCAAGACCCAAGCTGCTTCAGCACTACCTTCACGCTGGGGTTTCTGAGTGTCTAAACTGGTCCCATGCATTAAATAAGGATAGCTGA